Proteins from one Parasteatoda tepidariorum isolate YZ-2023 chromosome 4, CAS_Ptep_4.0, whole genome shotgun sequence genomic window:
- the LOC107441671 gene encoding very long chain fatty acid elongase 7-like isoform X1, whose product MTQHGILNRSDFGRLSVMDFLQRIDDTLEKTFDSGDKEIRTWFLVRQNTLPFVLCCSYALFCTVIGPAMMKNRKPFNLRMPMILFNAFLVVAYSISLFTILFNLPQVSYSDFCKGSAVKKGTLTYKLTSCCWVLYILKYIEFIDTIFFILRKKMNSVTFLHVVHHTVVPILGWIMLRTETSGFQSIPVMINGFVHIIMYAYYGLSAIGPKMRPYLWWKKYLTVFQMVKSDISFFVFITYRSTTINVTQIILPLSLFENFNKM is encoded by the exons gaattttaaacaGATCTGACTTCGGTCGGTTGTCTGTAATGGATTTTCTCCAAAGAATAGATGACACACTGGAAAAAACATTCGATTCCGGAG ACAAGGAAATAAGAACTTGGTTCTTAGTCAGACAAAATACGTTACCATTTGTACTATGTTGTTCTTACGCCTTATTCTGTACAGTCATTGGCCCAGCaatgatgaaaaatagaaaaccaTTTAATCTAAGGATGCCTATGAtactttttaatgcatttttagtaGTGGCATACTCCATTTCTTTATTCACT attttattcaACTTACCTCAAGTTAGCTATTCTGATTTTTGCAAAGGTTCGGCGGtgaaaaaaggaactttaaCATATAAG TTGACAAGTTGCTGTTGGGTATTATACATCCTGAAATATATAGAATTCATTGATACA atctttttcattttgaggaaaaaaatgaactcTGTGACATTCCTACATGTTGTACATCACACAGTTGTGCCAATACTGGGTTGGATAATGCTAAGGACAGAAACAa gtgGTTTTCAAAGTATACCTGTGATGATAAATGGATTTGTACATATCATCATGTATGCATACTATGGACTATCAGCAATTGGGCCCAAAATGAGACCATATTTATGGTGGAAAAAATACTTGACTGTTTTTCAAATGGTAAAGtctgatatttctttctttgtttttatcacTTATCGTTCAACGACAATTAACGTAACTCAAATTATATTACCTTTgtctttgtttgaaaatttcaataaaatgtaa
- the LOC107441671 gene encoding very long chain fatty acid elongase 7-like isoform X2: MDFLQRIDDTLEKTFDSGDKEIRTWFLVRQNTLPFVLCCSYALFCTVIGPAMMKNRKPFNLRMPMILFNAFLVVAYSISLFTILFNLPQVSYSDFCKGSAVKKGTLTYKLTSCCWVLYILKYIEFIDTIFFILRKKMNSVTFLHVVHHTVVPILGWIMLRTETSGFQSIPVMINGFVHIIMYAYYGLSAIGPKMRPYLWWKKYLTVFQMVKSDISFFVFITYRSTTINVTQIILPLSLFENFNKM, from the exons ATGGATTTTCTCCAAAGAATAGATGACACACTGGAAAAAACATTCGATTCCGGAG ACAAGGAAATAAGAACTTGGTTCTTAGTCAGACAAAATACGTTACCATTTGTACTATGTTGTTCTTACGCCTTATTCTGTACAGTCATTGGCCCAGCaatgatgaaaaatagaaaaccaTTTAATCTAAGGATGCCTATGAtactttttaatgcatttttagtaGTGGCATACTCCATTTCTTTATTCACT attttattcaACTTACCTCAAGTTAGCTATTCTGATTTTTGCAAAGGTTCGGCGGtgaaaaaaggaactttaaCATATAAG TTGACAAGTTGCTGTTGGGTATTATACATCCTGAAATATATAGAATTCATTGATACA atctttttcattttgaggaaaaaaatgaactcTGTGACATTCCTACATGTTGTACATCACACAGTTGTGCCAATACTGGGTTGGATAATGCTAAGGACAGAAACAa gtgGTTTTCAAAGTATACCTGTGATGATAAATGGATTTGTACATATCATCATGTATGCATACTATGGACTATCAGCAATTGGGCCCAAAATGAGACCATATTTATGGTGGAAAAAATACTTGACTGTTTTTCAAATGGTAAAGtctgatatttctttctttgtttttatcacTTATCGTTCAACGACAATTAACGTAACTCAAATTATATTACCTTTgtctttgtttgaaaatttcaataaaatgtaa